The proteins below come from a single Cricetulus griseus strain 17A/GY chromosome 6, alternate assembly CriGri-PICRH-1.0, whole genome shotgun sequence genomic window:
- the LOC100759487 gene encoding small ubiquitin-related modifier 2: MAEEKPKEGVKTENNDHINLKVAGQDGSVVQFKIKRHTPLSKLMKAYCERQGLSMRQVRFRFDGQPINETDTSAQVEMEDEDTIDVFQQQTGGVY, encoded by the coding sequence ATGGCCGAGGAGAAACCCAAGGAAGGAGTCAAGACTGAGAACAACGATCATATTAATTTGAAGGTGGCGGGGCAGGATGGTTCTGTGGTGCAGTTTAAGATTAAGAGGCATACACCACTTAGTAAACTAATGAAAGCCTATTGTGAACGACAGGGATTGTCAATGAGGCAGGTCAGATTCCGGTTTGATGGACAGCCCATCAATGAAACAGACACATCTGCACAGGTGGAAATGGAGGATGAAGATACGATTGATGTGTTCCAGCAGCAGACAGGTGGTGTCTACTAA